A DNA window from Mariprofundus aestuarium contains the following coding sequences:
- the bioA gene encoding adenosylmethionine--8-amino-7-oxononanoate transaminase produces the protein MSGEESWLAFERRHVWHPYASMQNPAPVYPVKRAEGVELEFEDGRRVIDGMASWWSAIHGYNVPELNEAIERQLKDMSHVMFGGLTHGPAANLARRLLEIAPQNMNHLFFSDSGSVSVEVAMKMALQYWQARGRPEKQRLLTIRSGYHGDTFGAMSVCDPVSGMHHLFAGVLAKQLFADAPTARSDDQWDDSQIASLKSRIKTHHHELAAVILEPIVQGAGGMRMYAPEFLRQVRVLCDEYDLLLIVDEIATGFGRTGTMFACEQAAIEPDIMCIGKALTGGYMSLAATLCSAEVCEGIHADGSGVLMHGPTFMANPLACAVALASLELLLASPWQQRVAAIEAQLEEELSPCRSLSSVADLRIKGAIGVIEMKSAVDVTRVQELLIDQGVWLRPFGKLIYTMPPYVISPGQLSRVTAAMRSVCATA, from the coding sequence ATGAGTGGAGAAGAGAGCTGGTTGGCATTTGAACGCCGGCATGTCTGGCACCCCTATGCCTCGATGCAGAATCCTGCCCCCGTCTACCCGGTAAAGCGGGCAGAAGGTGTCGAGCTTGAATTTGAGGATGGGCGTCGCGTTATCGATGGCATGGCCTCGTGGTGGAGTGCAATCCATGGCTATAACGTGCCGGAGCTCAATGAGGCAATAGAGCGGCAGCTTAAAGATATGTCGCATGTAATGTTTGGCGGCCTGACCCACGGGCCCGCAGCTAATCTTGCCAGGCGATTGCTCGAGATTGCTCCGCAGAACATGAATCACCTCTTTTTTTCCGATTCCGGATCGGTATCGGTCGAGGTGGCGATGAAGATGGCTCTGCAATACTGGCAGGCCAGAGGGAGGCCTGAAAAACAGAGGCTGTTGACCATACGCTCCGGTTACCATGGTGACACCTTCGGCGCGATGAGTGTCTGCGACCCTGTATCCGGTATGCATCACCTGTTTGCCGGTGTGCTGGCCAAACAGCTCTTTGCAGATGCCCCGACGGCCAGAAGTGATGACCAATGGGATGATTCACAGATCGCCTCGCTCAAATCCAGAATAAAGACGCACCACCATGAATTGGCCGCCGTGATTCTTGAGCCGATTGTTCAGGGTGCGGGTGGCATGCGCATGTATGCGCCCGAGTTTCTGCGGCAGGTACGCGTTTTATGCGATGAATATGATCTGCTGCTGATTGTGGATGAGATCGCTACAGGCTTCGGACGTACCGGCACGATGTTTGCCTGTGAGCAGGCAGCCATCGAGCCCGATATCATGTGCATTGGCAAGGCTTTGACCGGCGGTTATATGAGTCTGGCTGCAACACTCTGCTCGGCTGAGGTGTGTGAAGGTATTCATGCTGATGGTTCCGGCGTACTGATGCATGGCCCGACCTTTATGGCTAACCCGCTGGCCTGTGCCGTGGCGCTGGCCAGTCTCGAGCTGCTGCTTGCATCGCCCTGGCAGCAGCGCGTTGCTGCTATCGAGGCCCAACTGGAGGAGGAGCTTTCTCCGTGCCGGAGCCTCTCATCGGTGGCCGATCTGCGTATTAAAGGGGCGATCGGCGTGATTGAGATGAAGAGCGCTGTTGATGTAACCCGGGTGCAGGAGCTGCTTATCGATCAGGGGGTGTGGTTGCGCCCGTTTGGAAAGCTGATCTATACGATGCCGCCCTATGTGATTTCACCAGGGCAGCTCAGTCGTGTTACGGCTGCGATGCGATCTGTCTGCGCAACTGCTTAA
- the holA gene encoding DNA polymerase III subunit delta: MRLNASRLLPVEFSSYYLHGEDEDAIFEAAEALLAEGAADALRIRVDINELARVEQESRNQGLFGPSICFALVRNAQSANPKQSDHLLKLATSVAEGNRLIVCAPGIDWKKALNKKMKAEQVIAECEFSKPDEAAFARWLEGEIRKSGLNVTPDAVLWMSECLCGMRLAARQMIERLGWYDNGAGNEIGLDVVAELLGERAPGALEAWCHAVAMRNPVALTLVRRLLKEQQAAEVQMISWLGTRMQQLLMYRWFQSQNDRNALQAAKVFGDARRKVGDESRAWKGSELALAVKRIIEAEKLVKGATIEDRPVVIERLTLDLIGSERLQA; this comes from the coding sequence ATGCGATTGAACGCTTCCCGACTGTTGCCGGTGGAGTTCAGCTCCTACTATCTTCACGGAGAGGATGAGGATGCGATCTTTGAAGCGGCTGAAGCGCTGCTTGCTGAAGGGGCTGCCGATGCGCTGCGCATCCGTGTTGATATCAATGAGCTGGCAAGGGTGGAGCAGGAATCCCGCAATCAGGGGCTGTTCGGCCCATCAATCTGTTTTGCGCTGGTGCGTAATGCGCAATCAGCCAACCCCAAGCAGAGCGACCACCTTTTGAAGCTTGCAACCTCCGTTGCCGAGGGCAACCGGTTGATTGTATGTGCGCCGGGCATCGACTGGAAAAAAGCTCTGAATAAAAAGATGAAAGCCGAGCAGGTGATCGCCGAATGCGAATTCAGCAAACCCGATGAAGCTGCGTTTGCACGCTGGCTTGAGGGTGAGATCAGAAAGAGTGGCCTTAATGTGACACCTGATGCTGTGCTCTGGATGAGTGAGTGTCTCTGCGGCATGCGATTGGCAGCAAGGCAGATGATTGAGCGCCTTGGCTGGTATGATAACGGAGCCGGAAACGAGATTGGGCTTGATGTTGTTGCTGAACTGCTCGGAGAACGTGCGCCGGGAGCGCTGGAGGCGTGGTGCCATGCTGTGGCGATGCGCAATCCGGTTGCCCTGACGCTGGTGCGGCGGCTGCTGAAAGAGCAGCAGGCGGCTGAGGTGCAGATGATCTCCTGGCTGGGGACGCGTATGCAGCAGCTACTGATGTATCGCTGGTTTCAGTCGCAGAATGACCGCAATGCACTGCAGGCGGCCAAGGTGTTCGGCGATGCCCGCCGTAAAGTCGGTGATGAGTCACGGGCTTGGAAGGGCAGTGAGCTGGCACTTGCTGTGAAGCGGATTATCGAGGCGGAGAAGCTGGTCAAGGGTGCGACGATTGAAGATCGCCCTGTGGTGATTGAGCGGTTGACCCTCGACCTGATCGGAAGCGAGCGACTACAGGCATGA
- a CDS encoding adenosylmethionine-8-amino-7-oxononanoate aminotransferase, translating into MRLLLFSGVMAIALLLSGCGYHLVGHGDGEGAIPTDVKTVTLTIRSSDAQLKAAIRQRLTSARYALIESQDVIDSKAHANLRVTISPLVFTPSAYDVAGVVTQYRMVLSGSLMVERDGKNTWQSGLIKSQGDVYVAGGPTSIEASRERLLEDLRKQWIQDALGRLRSGF; encoded by the coding sequence ATGAGGCTGCTGCTGTTTTCCGGAGTGATGGCAATTGCACTGCTGCTGAGTGGCTGTGGCTATCATCTGGTTGGGCATGGCGATGGTGAGGGGGCGATTCCCACCGATGTGAAAACGGTGACGCTGACTATTCGCAGCTCTGATGCCCAGTTGAAGGCGGCTATCAGACAGCGACTGACCTCTGCTCGATATGCATTGATTGAGTCGCAGGATGTCATTGATTCAAAGGCGCATGCAAATCTGCGCGTGACTATCTCTCCGCTGGTCTTTACCCCATCAGCCTATGATGTGGCCGGTGTGGTAACCCAGTACCGCATGGTTTTGTCCGGCTCTCTGATGGTTGAGCGTGATGGAAAGAACACCTGGCAGAGCGGACTCATTAAGAGCCAGGGTGATGTCTATGTGGCTGGTGGCCCGACAAGTATCGAGGCCTCGCGTGAAAGGCTGCTTGAGGATCTGCGCAAACAGTGGATTCAGGATGCGCTGGGACGTTTGCGTTCCGGCTTCTAA